DNA from Parvularcula marina:
TGATGAAAGGGATGAGTCAGGATAAACTCGGTGAAGAACTCGGTCTCACCTTTCAGCAGGTCCAGAAATACGAAAAGGGTGTGAACCGTATCGGCGCCAGCCGCCTCTACGATATCTCCCGCATCCTCGAAGTCCCCGTTCAGTTTTTCTACGATGACTTCGGCGCCTCCGCGAACGGCAACATGATCGGCTTCGCCGAAGACAAGCAGCCGGAATATGAAGGCGAGAAGGGCGATTTCTTTGCGACGCTCGCAACGCCGGAAGGCATGCAGCTTTCTCGTGCTTTCTCCCGGATCAATGATCCCCAGGTTCGCCGCCGGGTTCTCGAGCTCGTCAAAGCCCTAGCTGAAGAAGAAGAGCGCTGAGGCATCCTTCGCTCTTGCGATGTGCTCGGCATTCAGGGATATAAACCTTTCCTTATATGATTTGGAAAGGCGCCAGATGCCCTCTGATACTTATCTCTTCACGTCTGAATCCGTTTCCGAAGGTCACCCGGACAAGGTCTCCGATCAGATTTCTGACGGCATTGTTGACCTTTATCTGGGCCGTGACCCCGAAGCCCGCGTTGCGGTCGAAACGCTGACGACGACGAACCGCGTCGTGCTTGCCGGCGAAACGCGCTGCGCAGCCGACGTCTCTGCGGATGAGATGATCGAGACCGCGCGCCGGGTGATCAAAAAGATCGGCTATGAGCAGGAAGGCTTTCATTGGGAGAAGGCCGCGATTGACTGCTACGTCCACGAACAGTCGACCGAGATCGCGCAAGGCGTTGATTCGGGCGAAGACAAGGAAGAAGGCGCGGGCGATCAGGGCCTGATGTTCGGCTTTGCCTGCGATGAGACCCCTGAGCTGATGCCGGCGCCGATCGCCTTCAGCCACCGGATCGTCAAGGCGCTGGCCGATGCGCGCCATTCTGGCCGCCGCCCGGAATTCCAGCCCGATGCCAAAAGCCAGGTCACCTTACGCTATGAAAACGGCCGCCCGGTCACCGCGACCTCCGTCGTGGTCTCGACCCAGCATCAGGATGGTCTGAGCCAGGACGATATCCGTCAGCTCGTCCGACCCTTCGTTCTTGAATGCCTGCCCGATGCGGACTGGATGTGTGCGGAGGAAGATTTCTACGTCAATCCGACCGGCAAGTTTGTCATTGGTGGCCCGGATGGCGATGCGGGCCTGACCGGCCGCAAGATCATTGTTGATACCTATGGCGGGGCCGCGCCGCATGGTGGCGGCGCCTTCTCTGGCAAGGATCCGACCAAGGTTGACCGCTCGGCAGCCTATGCCTGCCGCTATCTTGCCAAAAATGTCGTAGCCGCGGGGCTCGCCCGCAAATGCCTGATCCAGGTTTCCTATGCCATTGGCATCGCCAAGCCGCTGTCGGTTTATGTCGATCTGACCGATGGCGAAGTTGATCCTTCCAAGCTGGAAAAAGTACTCAGTGAAGTGATGGATCTGCGCCCCAAAGGCATCCGCACCCATCTGGGGCTGAACAAGCCTATCTATGAGCGCTCCGCCGCTTATGGTCATTTTGGCCGCGAGCCCGACGCCGATGGCGGTTTCTCCTGGGAGAAGACCGATCTCGTCG
Protein-coding regions in this window:
- the metK gene encoding methionine adenosyltransferase, which produces MPSDTYLFTSESVSEGHPDKVSDQISDGIVDLYLGRDPEARVAVETLTTTNRVVLAGETRCAADVSADEMIETARRVIKKIGYEQEGFHWEKAAIDCYVHEQSTEIAQGVDSGEDKEEGAGDQGLMFGFACDETPELMPAPIAFSHRIVKALADARHSGRRPEFQPDAKSQVTLRYENGRPVTATSVVVSTQHQDGLSQDDIRQLVRPFVLECLPDADWMCAEEDFYVNPTGKFVIGGPDGDAGLTGRKIIVDTYGGAAPHGGGAFSGKDPTKVDRSAAYACRYLAKNVVAAGLARKCLIQVSYAIGIAKPLSVYVDLTDGEVDPSKLEKVLSEVMDLRPKGIRTHLGLNKPIYERSAAYGHFGREPDADGGFSWEKTDLVDELKRAFS
- a CDS encoding helix-turn-helix domain-containing protein; protein product: MDIHVGSRVRLRRMMKGMSQDKLGEELGLTFQQVQKYEKGVNRIGASRLYDISRILEVPVQFFYDDFGASANGNMIGFAEDKQPEYEGEKGDFFATLATPEGMQLSRAFSRINDPQVRRRVLELVKALAEEEER